TCTCGCCGACGCAGAAAGCCAACCCGATCTCTTCGCGCGGGTGAATGTCATTCTGAACGGCACAAAAGCAATTCTTCCACAAGTCGCCAAGGAGCATGCGGTCACAAATATCGAGCGCTGGCTGGACCAGCAGCGTTTCGACCCTGCGGTTACCGATGGCATGCTGAATGAGTATGAGACCGAGCTCCGATCCCAGTTGGACGCCCATAGTCGGAGGCTGAGCCTCGCGGATTTGTACTCGCGGCTACTGACCGAGTGGACGAATGCTCCTGTAactggtggtgatggtgagattgatgaggatgaatACACGGTTGTTGATGAGCGGCAGAAGCAGCGGTTGGAGCAGCTGTGTGATCAGTTTGAGGAGGCAGTTTTCACGCCGCTTGAGACAAGTGCGGAGGATATCCACGCGTTCCTTGACTCGCTCTTCCCGGACGACAAGAAGATGGAACAGTTACACGTTCTCCGGAACGAGATTCGCAAGTCGACCCAGGACGAGTTTGACGACGAAGCGCCGTTTGACGAAAGAACTCTCACGGCGACGATAGGAGGACTGCTGAGAGAGGACATCgtgagcgaggagaagcaggatgtCCTTAAAGGATTTCTGAAGAACAGCGTCGCATTGACTGAGATTGCGGACGTTTTGAACATGCGATGGGCTGACTTGGAGAACTGGGACTGGTTTGCTGGGGATGAGGGCATTCCAGTCTTGCCGCGCCAGCAGCTGAATGGAAAATACCGAATTTGGATGGATGAGGACGTCCTGCAGCTGATATTTGTACAGTACATTGGCATATCCCTTTGCAATATCTTGAAGAGGGAGCTGCGAGACTTTATCGAAGACTACGGCGTGTGGAACTGGAAGGTAGCTCCGTCTATGACCGAGGATGATGTGGAGCGTCTGGCATACTACACCAACAGGCCGGGGGCAGACAATGGGCCAGAGGGGAATCGAAGATCGAATTACACCGACTTATACTTCCTCTCCCAGTTGCCGACATCATTAACAACGCTTGCAGACGGGGATGCGGGGtatgacgacgatgacagTGACAATGAGTCTGCCGAACGTTCAGCGCCGAAAGGAAACATTAAACAGGAAATACTACGGAAGGTTGCGACCGAAACGCTCCTCCAAAGACACATCTACGGTGAGGCCGCTGTGATACAGACGGACCTACGCTGGTTCGGGACCAGCATTCCACACAGCACCATTTTCGCTATCATGGCCTATATTGGATTTCCCGAGAAGTGGATTACCTTTTTCCGCAAGTATTTCGCGTCGCCATTGAATATGGACAAGTCGTCTGAAGGCCGCACGCCCAAGGGGCCCCAGACTCGCCTAAGGGGGATGCCCATGGCCCACGCTTCTGAGAAGTTAATTGGGGAACTGGTATTGTTTTTCATGGATTTCGCCGTGAACAGCACGACTGGACTGCTTCTTTACCGGCTCCATGATGACATCTGGATCTGCGGCGAGCCTAGCAAATGTGCCAAAGCGTGGGAGGTAATGGGTACGTTTGCCAAGGTCACCGGCCTAGAATTCAACGACAGCAAAACAGGCTCGGTTTACCTTTCCGACTCTGTCGATCCGGCTGTCGCAAATAAGTTACCCAAGGGGCCTGTCACGTTCGGCTTTCTGAAGCTCGACGATTCAGGGACGTGGGTGATCGATCAGAAACAGGTGGGCGCTCACGTCAAGCAACTGAAAACACAACTGGATAAATGCGGTAGCGTGATGGCATGGATCAGAACCTGGAACAGTTGCATTGGCCGGTTCTTCAAAAATACCTTCGGAGAGCCCGCCGCCTGCTTTGGGAAGCAACATGTGGACATGATCCTCGCAACATATAAAGCGATGCAGGACACTCTATTTGGGAGTACCACCGGCACAGTGGCCCAGCACCTCCGGCAAATGATCAAAGAAAGGTTCGGGGTGTCTGATATTCCAGACGCGCTCTTCTACTACCCTGAAGAACTAGGTGGCCTCGCCCTCCGCAACCCAGCCATCTCGCCATTCCTAGTTCGAGGTTCGTTGCAAAAGTCACCGCTCGAACATATCGAAGAATTTTTAGAGCAGGAAAGGGAGACATACAATAATCTCAAGAAGGCGTTCTATGAGCGGCCCAATACCGTACGAGTGTCTCGCTTCGCAGAAGCAAATAACGGCAACGAGCGCCAATTCGTTTCCACGGAAGAAAAGGACACGTTCATCACGTTTGAAGAGTGGACTAGGTTCCGCTGGTCGCACAGCGCTCCATTCTGCCGTCTATATGAGAAGCTCCAGCGAGTTCCCGTGGCGGATGGGATTCGATTTACTTCGCCTGTCACTACTGCGCTGTCGGCAGTGTTGCGGGGGTCACAGGTGAGCGATTTTGACGAGGAGACGAAGTGGCTCGTGCAGATGTATGCAccggaggtgttgaagaatTACGGAGGTGTTGGTCTGGTTCAGAAGAA
This sequence is a window from Aspergillus puulaauensis MK2 DNA, chromosome 6, nearly complete sequence. Protein-coding genes within it:
- a CDS encoding uncharacterized protein (COG:S;~EggNog:ENOG410PIDQ) translates to MAPQSSALSKTLESLTLSKIRELEKQRSTYEDRKAQVLADAESQPDLFARVNVILNGTKAILPQVAKEHAVTNIERWLDQQRFDPAVTDGMLNEYETELRSQLDAHSRRLSLADLYSRLLTEWTNAPVTGGDGEIDEDEYTVVDERQKQRLEQLCDQFEEAVFTPLETSAEDIHAFLDSLFPDDKKMEQLHVLRNEIRKSTQDEFDDEAPFDERTLTATIGGLLREDIVSEEKQDVLKGFLKNSVALTEIADVLNMRWADLENWDWFAGDEGIPVLPRQQLNGKYRIWMDEDVLQLIFVQYIGISLCNILKRELRDFIEDYGVWNWKVAPSMTEDDVERLAYYTNRPGADNGPEGNRRSNYTDLYFLSQLPTSLTTLADGDAGYDDDDSDNESAERSAPKGNIKQEILRKVATETLLQRHIYGEAAVIQTDLRWFGTSIPHSTIFAIMAYIGFPEKWITFFRKYFASPLNMDKSSEGRTPKGPQTRLRGMPMAHASEKLIGELVLFFMDFAVNSTTGLLLYRLHDDIWICGEPSKCAKAWEVMGTFAKVTGLEFNDSKTGSVYLSDSVDPAVANKLPKGPVTFGFLKLDDSGTWVIDQKQVGAHVKQLKTQLDKCGSVMAWIRTWNSCIGRFFKNTFGEPAACFGKQHVDMILATYKAMQDTLFGSTTGTVAQHLRQMIKERFGVSDIPDALFYYPEELGGLALRNPAISPFLVRGSLQKSPLEHIEEFLEQERETYNNLKKAFYERPNTVRVSRFAEANNGNERQFVSTEEKDTFITFEEWTRFRWSHSAPFCRLYEKLQRVPVADGIRFTSPVTTALSAVLRGSQVSDFDEETKWLVQMYAPEVLKNYGGVGLVQKKYLPVGVMAMVKEKRVRWQMVL